The segment CTGCGCCCCGTCAGCAGCGAGGACGCCATGACAGCCGACTGGTCCCGCCTGCCCTACGACCTCCTGGCGACCATCTCCAACCGCATCACCAACGAGGTCCGCGAGATCAACCGCGTCACCCTCGACGTCACCAGCAAGCCCCCCGGCACCATCGAGTGGGAGTAGACACCGCGACCAGGTGAATCCCTGCACCACCAGCTGAGTCGCGCGGCTTAACCGCGCCCCCGTCGGGGCGATGGCTGGTGACGGGCTTCGACGTAGCAGCCAGTGGGCCACACGTGGCGCGGCCCACTGGCTCGTGGCAGCGTTGGTTGCGCTGCTCCCTTCTACCTGGTCTAGGTCGGGGTATAGCAATACTGCTCCGAAAGGTCGCGCTCCGCGCGGCTCACCCCTGTGGCAACTTCGGCCGATCACTGTGCCCCCTTCCCGGCCTGGTGCGGGGGAGCCTCGAACTCCTGGAAAAGGCTTCCTTCAGGGGCAATACTCGGTATGGTCTGGCCTTGCGGTTCTGTGTTGTCATGGAACCGAACCGCTGTCTGGATGCCTCATGCGTGGTGGGGGTGTCGGACGTGAATCGATGCGAATTCTGACTTGGGTCGTGGTCATGAAACCCAACAGCCGGCTCCGTCTGGCGCGGGAAGCGTGTCCTTCGCCGGCTGATCCCAGTGAGCCCATGAGCCGAGCTGAGTTGGCCGAAGCCGTTAGCGAGTATCTGTGGCGCACCACGGGGACGCACTCCGCGTTGGACGCCCACGCCATCGCTCGCTACGAACGTGGCAGAGTGACCTGGCCCAGTGCCCGGTATCGGGCCGGTCTGCGCGCCGTGCTCGGAGTCCCCACAGATGCTGGTCTGGGCTTTCACGCGGTGCGGCGCCGGCGCGGCCCGACATCGAAGGCCGAGACCTTCTCCCCGAACGGTGCTGTCCGAGCCGAGGGCTCCGGAATGGACTCGGAAGACCTCCTGGTCCTCGACGCGGTTGAGACCTCTGTTCCACGGTGGGTGGGAGCGGTCGAAGTGGAGTACGTGCGGGCAACTACCCGCGCAGTCGCGATGTCGGAGAACGCATTCGGCGGTGGGCTTTCCTACGGGGCGGGGCTCTCGCAGCTTCGTTGGTCAAAACAGCTGCTGGGTGCGAGGGCCAGCGACACCGTTCGTCGGGAGTTGTTTGAGTCCGTGGGCAACCTCGGTGGGGTCGTGGCGTACTCCGCCTTCGACGCCGGGATGTTCGAAGTGGCCGACCGAAGCTTCCGGTTCGCTCTTAGGTGCGCTGAGCGTGCCGACTCCTGGGAGCTACGGGCGAACATCCTTGCCGAGATGTCCCGCAAGGCGACCTACCTGAACGACCTGGACGGGGCTCTCACCCTGGTTGAGCACGCCCAGGTGCGGGAGGATCGGCTGTCGCGATCAACGCGGGCGATGCTGTGGACGTTGCGTGCCCGCACGCTCGCGTTGCGAGGGACCTTCCACGCGGTTGAGGACAATATCGTGCGCGCGGACGAGTGCTTCGCCCTGCGCGACCCGAAGTACGCTCCACCGTGGCTCTGCTACTACGACGAAGCCGAGCACTATGGAAGCACCGGTAAAGCCCTGATTCCCCTGGCAGTGGACTCTCGTCGACCTGAAGTCGCCGCTTCTCGACTACGTCGTGCTGTCACTATGCACGACTCGCGCTACCGCCGTTCCCGTGTCTTCTCCAGCATTCGTCTCGCGTCGCTCCTGTTGGCTGTCGGAGATCCAGCGGAGGCGGTGAGTGTTGGGCACCAGGCTCTCCCTGACGCCAAGAGGCTGCGCTCCGCCAGGATCGCGACTGAACTGGCCGGACTGGCACGCGTCGCCGGAACACATGACCAGCGCGAGGACATCGCCGAGCTCCGTCACGAGGCGTCGGCGGCGGCTTCAGCGGCGACCTGAGAGTATCGCCGTGTGGCCTCTTCTGTGAACGACGCGCGCAGGATTCTCGACCGCGCCGCGCAGGCGGTCGGGATTGACCCAACTGGTGCGAAGGTGATCCGCGACGGCGCCAACGTCCTCTACGAGTTGCCGGGCCGGATCGTCGCCCGTGTCGGGCGCCCCGGGGAAGGTGATGTGGCGGAGCGGGAGGTGTCTGTCTCTCGATGGTTGGAGGACCGAGGGATTTCCGTGGTCCACGCCCTCCACGGGGTGGATCAAGCCGTCGTCGTCGACCGGCGGCCGGTCACCTGGTGGCGACTGCTGCCACGCCACCGTGCGGCTAGCCCAGCCGAGCTCGGTTCTGTCCTGCGAAAGCTCCATGACCTCGCAGTTCCAGACATCGGGCTCACGAGGTTCGACCCATTTCACGGGATCGACGCAGCGGAGCTTGAGTCCATGATTCTCGCCCCCGGGGACCACGCCTGGTTGGTGCGGCGCGTCGACGAACTTCGCCAGGGTTATCAGGCGGTGGTGGAGACGCAATCGCGGGTGATCCACGGAGACGCGTGGCAGGGCAACGTCGCGGTCGCCGACGACGGGGAGATGTTCATCCTGGACCTGGAGAGTGTCGCTCTGGGGCCGCCAGACATCGACCTCGTCCCCCTCGCGGTGGACTACACCGACTTCGCCCGCCTTGCCCGGGATGACTACGCCTCGTTCGTCGCCGCGTATGGCGGGTACGACGTCACGGAGTCACCCGGATATCGCGTTCTGGCTGACATCCAGGAACTGCGATGGCTGTGGTTCCTCCTCGGCAAGAGCGGCACCAGTCCCGGCGCCCACGCTGAGGCCCAGTATCGCCTCCGGTGCTTGCGCGGCGAGGTACCGCGTCCATGGACTTGGAGCGCGTTCTAGTCCACAGGGCACGTTCACACCCTGCCTTTCGATGCCCCAAAGTATGCCCTCCCCGTCATGCCGACAGCGTGGAATCGTGATGGCCGAAGGTCACCGGAGGCCGAGCGTCCCACGGGTGTGATCGTGCGCAGCCTCCGTTGACCCCTCTGTCGGCAGGACAGGTCGGGAGGAATCCACCCCATGAAACACGACTACAGCATCACCGGGCACGTCAACGGCCGTCACATCCAGGGGCGCGGTACCGGAGCGATCGACCCATCGACGGGCGTGAGTGAAATGGACGTGACATTTGAGCGCATCGCCGATGGGTGGGATCCCCGTTCAATAGTGCTGATGTGCTGTGACCGTGCGTTGATCATGGCCGCGCGGGAAGAGTTGGGTGCAGTCGGCATGTTCCGAGCCTCCGGAGGCGAGCTCACGATCGGTGGGCACCTGCCCGGTAACGGTCGCGAAGGAGTGATGCGCACAGGTCGCGGTGAACTTATGGCACATGTCAATGCCACGTCGCGAACCGATCTACGCGGTGACGCTCCCTTTGACCACTCTCGAGTCGAAGGCGGATTCTCGCATCTGAAGCAAGGCCTCAATGGCATAAAACGAATCCCGCCCTTTGACGGTGTGATGTTCCAGGCCGGTCCGAACCTCGTCGTTGTCACCACGCGCTTCGTAGCCGAGCTGGAAGACGGCTCCACCATCTTCGGTTCCACCAACTACCCGCACTATCTCCCAGATCAGGTGATCGAGATCCCCGGCCACCAGCAGTTGCGGGTCGAGTCCGTCGAGCAGCGACTCGACGGTTCACACCTGTACTCCAAGGTGACCACGTCCGTTATGCCCCTCATCGCCCAGCCGCAGGAGCCGGTCTCCCAGCTGACTGAACCACTGATGGCGAGGGCCTGAAGGCCGCCTGTGCTGAGCGTCGAAAACCAGGCACTACCTTGGCCGCTGGTCGGTAGGATCCCCGCACTATCCGCCGTCATTTCGAAGACGTTCTCTGAGTCGGTGAGGCACGATGACACGCCGCTACATCACGACCGCCATTCCCTACGTCAACTCCACGCCGCACCTGGGGTTCGCGATGGAGATGGTGCAGACGGACGTGATGGCGAGGCACTGGCGGCACCGGGGGCACGAGGTTCGGTTCCTGAGCGGCACGGATGACAACTCGTTGAAGAACGCGATCGCTGCCGAGGCCGAGGGCGTACCCACAGCGCAGCTGGTGGAGCGCAACGCCGCTGCCTTCTACGGCCTGCGGGAACCGCTCCAGCTCAGCTTCGACGACTTCATTCGTACGAGCTCCGACCCCCGCCACGCACGCGGCGTCGACCGGCTGTGGCGGGCCACGGAGAGCGCGGGAGACCTTTACCGCAAGCATTACGAGGGGTTGTACTGCGTCGGCTGCGAGCAGTTCTACACCGAGGCAGAACTCCTCGACGGACTGTGCCCCGAGCACCTCACCGCTCCACAGGAGGTGAGCGAGGAGAACTGGTTCTTCAAGCTGTCGCGGTACGAGCGGCAGCTCCTTGACGTCATCGAGACCGGGCGACTGCGCATCGAACCCGAGAGTCGCCGCAACGAGGTCCTCAGCTTCATCAGAAGCGGACTTCAGGACTTCTCGATCTCGCGGTCCATCGAACGGGCGCGGGGCTGGGGGATCACTGTTCCTGATGACCCCAAGCAGGTCATCTACGTATGGTGGGACGCTCTGGGCAACTACATCACGTCCCTGGACTACGGCACCGACGGTGAGACGTACCACCGTTGGTGGACCGACTCCGACGAACGGACGCACGTCATCGGCAAGGGCATCCTGCGCTTCCACGCGGTCTACTGGCCGGCGATGCTGCTCAGCGCCGGCCAACCCCTTCCCACGACCATCTTCGTCCACGACTACCTGACAGTTGATGGCCGCAAGCTCGGCAAGAGCCTCGGCAACGCCATCGATCCGGTCAAGATCGTGGACGCATACGGCCCCGACGCGCTGCGCTGGTGGCTCGTCCGTGACGTCGCGCGGGTCGGCGACGCCGACTTCACCCTCGAACGCCTCCTGGCCCGCTATCACGAGGACCTCGCCAACGGGCTCGGCAATCTCGTCAACCGCACCGTGAGCATGATCCATAGGTACCGCGACGGCCACGTTCCCCCACTGCCCGACGAACCACCGGTCCTGCCTCTGACACAGGCCATCGACACCGCGCCCGAAGCGGTTGACGCGGCCATGGAACGGTTCGACTTCCGCACCGCCACGGCAGCCGTCTGGAAAATCGTGGAAGAGGCGAACCGCTACGTGGTCGAGGTCTCGCCCTGGAACCTCGCCAAGGCCGAGAAGGAGGGCGACGCCGAGGCCGGCGCGGCCCTCAACGACACACTGGCGCTGCTCACCCATGCCGTCCGTGTCGTCGCTGACGAGCTGAGCCCCTTCCTGCCGTCCGCTTCTGAGCGAGTCTCCGCCCAGCTCCTGCCGACGGAGGGCCGACTCCCCACGCCGCAGCCGCTCTTCCCCCGCATGGAGCCCGTCTCTCCTGAGTAGGAGGTCGTCCCGAGCCACCTGCGCCGCCGGCACCGAGAACGATCGCGGTCGCGCTCCGCGCGGCTCACTGCCTTGTGGCAACTCCGGTTGCTCGCCGTGCCCCCTTCGCGGCCTGGTGCGGGGCGGGGCCACGGCTACCCGGTCACGACCGCCACCACCCGGCTTCCGGCGGGGATCCGGCCGTCGGCGGCGAGGGTGAACAGCCCCGCCATCGTTTTCGCGGTGTACACGAAGTCCAGTCGGAGACCGTGGCGGGTGTGGAAGTCCTGGATGAAGGCCTCGAGTTCGGCGGGCCGCTTGGCGTAGCCGCCGAAGTGGAAGTCGGGTTCTAGGTGCCAGTTGTCGGTCTCCAGGCCCGCTTCGGATTGGAGGCGGCGGACCTCTGTCGCCAGGTGTTCGCCTCCCTTGAGGACGGGGAAACCCAGCGCCCGGACGTCCGGCGGGAGACCGGCGGCGATTCCGGCGAGGGTGGCGCCGGTACCCACCGGGCAGCAGACCACATCAACGGGTTCGGTGATCTCACGGGCGACGTCCGCGCAGCCGTGGACGGCGGCGGCGTTGCTGCCGCCTTCGGGGATCAGGAAGAAGTCGCCGTGTTCCTCGCGCAGCCGCGCCACCACGTCGGGCTGGTGTTTGCGACGGTAGGTGGTGCGGTCCATGTAGGCGAGCCGCATCCCGTGGGCGACGGCGGAGGAGAGGGACGGATTGAGGGGGTGGTGCTCCTCGCCGCGGATGACGCCGATGGTGCCGAAGTCGAAGTGGTGTCCGGCGGCGGCCACTGCGCGGACGTGGTTGGAGTAGGCGCCGCCGAAGGTCAGCAGGGTGTCCTGCCCTGCGGCGCGGGCCGCCGTGAGGTTGGGGTGCAGCTTGCGCCATTTGTTTCCCGGGATCTCCGGGTTGATCAGGTCCTCGCGTTTGAGAAGGAGCCGCACCCCGCGTCGGGTCAGGCGCTCGTCGACGACTTCGTGCAGGGGTGAGGGAACCCGAACCGGGAACTCCGCACCGGTGGCGGTCCGCATGGCACAAGGGTAGGACGCGCCCCACCGGACCGGTGGGGGCGTCTGGCGGCGGTCAGCCGCGCCGGCGGCGGATGAGCCAGCGCAGGAGGACGACGCCGACGACCGCGGCGACGGCTGCGATCGCGACCCGCTTCAGCACGGGCGTTCCCGCCATTTCCACGAGGTCGATCGCCTCGTCCTGTGCTGGGCGGGCGGCGACGTTCTCGTCCACGGAGTAGGCGCGGCTCACGCGTGGCTGGGCCCCCGCGTCGGCACCGGCTCCGGCCCCGGCCGCCGCGCCGGGAGCCGAGGTGGTTCCACCGGTCGGCGCTTCCTGGGTCTCTCCACCAGCGGCCGGCTGGGTGAGTTCGGTGGCCAGGTTGTCGGCGAACCGGTTCACCAGCTTCCCGCTGACGTCACTGAGCATGCCGCGTCCGGTCTGTGCGACCCGGCCGGTGATGTTCAGGTCGGTCGTGACACTGACCCGAGTGCCGTCGTCGCTGGGTTGGACCCGCGCGGTGATGCGTGCGTCGGCGGTTCCCGAGCCGCGGGCCTCCTTCCCCTTGGCCTCGATCTCCGCGACACGGTTGTCGTCGTCCCGCGACACGATCTTGGCCTGTCCGCGGTACGTCACGGTGATCGGACCGACCTTGACCTTCACCCGACCGTTGTACGTCTCGCCCTCGGACGAGTCCAGGGTCGCGCCCGGCATGCAGGGCGCGATCCGCTCCACGTCCAGCAAGGCCTCCCATACCTGGTCAGGAGGTACGGGGACGGTGAAGTCGTTCTCCAGTTGCATGCTCACAGCTCTGAGCCCGGCCTTCCTAGCCACCCAAGTGGCTCTCCTCTACGGCCCGGTGGCGTGCGCCGGCGGACCGTGCCCCGGCGCACACCACCCTCGACGACCGAGTTGATCAGAGTCCCGCCGCCCGCGCCAGAGCCCGTCCGGTCAGGACACGGGACAGGTGCCGGCGGTAGTCCTCCTTGCCGTGGAGATCACTGGGCGGGTTGGTGCCCTCGTCGGCGGTCCGTGCCGCCTCCGCCAGTGCCTCCTCCTGCGCGGGGACGCCGCGAACGGCCGACTCCACCGACGCGGCGCGAACGGGCACGGAGTCCATGTTCGTGAGCCCGATCCGCGCCTCGGCGACGGAACCGTTGCTGCGCCGCACCGCCGCCGCGACCCCGACGATGGCCCACGCCTGCGCCGTCCGGGTGAACTTCTCGTAGTGGAAGTTCCACCCGCCCCACTTCTTGGGGATACGGATGCCCGTCAGCACCTCGTCCTGTTCCAGAGTGGTCTCCAGATAGTCGACGAAGAACTCCGAGGCGGGGATGACCCGTTCGCCGCCCGCCCCCTGGACCACCATCTCGGCCTCGAGCGCCAACGCGACGGCGGGCAGGTCGCTGGCCGGGTCGGCGTGCGCGAAGGCGCCGCCGAGTGTCCCCCGGTGGCGTACCGCCGGGTCGGCGACGGTCTGGGTGGCCGTGGCCAACAGGGAACAGTGCTCCGCGATCAGCGGGTCCCGGACCACGTCGTAGTGCGTGGTCATGGCGCCGATCCACAGGTGGTCGCCCTCGTCGCGCACCCCACGCACGTCCTGGATCCCGCCGAGGTCGATCACGACGTCGGGCTCGGCGAACCGGAGCCGCAGGAGCGGCATCAGGCTCTGGCCGCCCGCGATGACCTTGGGGTCCTCGCTCTCGCCCATGGCCTCGACCGCGGAGGCGATGTCGTTCGGTTTGAGGTACTCGAAACGCGGTGGGATCACTGTGCGCCTCCTTGGCCACGGGCGGCGACCACGGCGCGCCAGACCCGCTCAGGTGTGCAGGGCATTTCGATGTTGGTGACGCCCATCGGGGCGAGGGCGTCCACGATCGCGTTGACGACGGCCGGTGTGGAGGCGATGGTGCCCGCCTCCCCGACGCCCTTGACCCCCAGCGGGTTGGACGTGGCCGGGGTCTCCGTCCGGTCGGTGACGAACTCCGGCAGGTCCGCCGCGGTCGGCAGCAGGTAGTCGGCCATGGTCGCGGTCACGAGGTTGCCGCTGTCGTCGTAGACGGCCTCCTCGAACAGGGCCTGGGCGATGCCCTGCGCGAGTCCGCCGTGCACCTGCCCTTCCACGATCAACGGGTTGACGGTCTTCCCCACGTCGTCCACCGCGACATAGGAGCGCAACCGGACCTGCCCGGTCTCGGTGTCGACCTCCGCGGCGCACAGGTGGGTCCCGTGCGGGAAGGAGAAGTTCTCCGGGTCGAAGGTGAACTCCGCGTCGATGGTGGGCTCCATGCCGTCCGGCAGGTCGTGCGCGGCGAACGTCGTGAGCGCGACGTCCTGGATGGAGGCCTTCGGCTCGGTGGTGCCCCGCACCCGGAACGCGCCGTCGCGGAACTCCAGATCCGACTCGGCGGCCTCGAGCATGTGCGCGGCGAGCGGACGCGCCTTCTCGATCACCCGGTCGCAGGCCCCCACCACGGCGACGCCCCCGACGGTCAGCGAACGCGACCCGTAGGTGTCCATGCCGCGGGGACACCCGGGTGTCACCGTGCAGCACCTGGACGTCGGAGAACGGAACGCCCAGCCGGTCGGCGACGATCTGGCTCCACGCGGTGTCGTGACCCTGCCCGTGCGGGGTCGCCCCGCTCACCACCTCGACCTTCCCGGTGGGCAGCATCCGTACGGACGCCTGCTCCCACCCGCCGGCGGAATAGTTGAGCTGGCCGAGGACGCGGGAGGGAGCCAGACCACACATCTCCGTGTAGGTGGAGATGCCCAGTCCGAGTTGCACCCGGTCGCCCCGTTCGCGGCGCTCCCGCTGCTCACGCCGCAGCCCCTCGTAGTTGAAGAGCTGCTCGGCCCGCTCTGTAGCGGCCTCGTAGTTGCCCGAGTCGTAGGTCAGCCCCGCGACCGAGTCGTAGGGAAACTCCTCGTGCTTGATCCAGTTGCGCCGCCGGAGTTCCAGCGGATCCATCCCCAGTTCCGCGGCGAGTTCGTCCATGATGCGTTCGATGGCGAAGGTCGCCTCCGGGCGACCCGCGCCGCGGTAGGCGTCCGTGGGCATCTTCGTGGTGAAGACGCCGGTCGCCGTGAAGTGGTAGGCGTCCATCTTGTAGATGCCCGGGAACATGAACGCGCCGAGCACCGGGATGCCGGGCGTCACCAGCATCAGATAGGCGCCCATGTCGGCGAGCAGGTCCACCTTGAGGCCACGGAGCCGGCCGTCGGCGTCCGCGGCGATGGAGACGTCCTGGATCTGGTCCCGCCCGTGGTGCGTGGTCTGGAACCCCTCACTGCGGGTCTCGGTCCACTTGACCGGGGTGCCCAGGCGCTTGGCCAACAGCAGCGCCAGCACTTCCTCCCCGGTCACCTGCAGCTTG is part of the Spiractinospora alimapuensis genome and harbors:
- a CDS encoding phosphotransferase family protein, with protein sequence MASSVNDARRILDRAAQAVGIDPTGAKVIRDGANVLYELPGRIVARVGRPGEGDVAEREVSVSRWLEDRGISVVHALHGVDQAVVVDRRPVTWWRLLPRHRAASPAELGSVLRKLHDLAVPDIGLTRFDPFHGIDAAELESMILAPGDHAWLVRRVDELRQGYQAVVETQSRVIHGDAWQGNVAVADDGEMFILDLESVALGPPDIDLVPLAVDYTDFARLARDDYASFVAAYGGYDVTESPGYRVLADIQELRWLWFLLGKSGTSPGAHAEAQYRLRCLRGEVPRPWTWSAF
- a CDS encoding methionine--tRNA ligase yields the protein MTRRYITTAIPYVNSTPHLGFAMEMVQTDVMARHWRHRGHEVRFLSGTDDNSLKNAIAAEAEGVPTAQLVERNAAAFYGLREPLQLSFDDFIRTSSDPRHARGVDRLWRATESAGDLYRKHYEGLYCVGCEQFYTEAELLDGLCPEHLTAPQEVSEENWFFKLSRYERQLLDVIETGRLRIEPESRRNEVLSFIRSGLQDFSISRSIERARGWGITVPDDPKQVIYVWWDALGNYITSLDYGTDGETYHRWWTDSDERTHVIGKGILRFHAVYWPAMLLSAGQPLPTTIFVHDYLTVDGRKLGKSLGNAIDPVKIVDAYGPDALRWWLVRDVARVGDADFTLERLLARYHEDLANGLGNLVNRTVSMIHRYRDGHVPPLPDEPPVLPLTQAIDTAPEAVDAAMERFDFRTATAAVWKIVEEANRYVVEVSPWNLAKAEKEGDAEAGAALNDTLALLTHAVRVVADELSPFLPSASERVSAQLLPTEGRLPTPQPLFPRMEPVSPE
- a CDS encoding 1-aminocyclopropane-1-carboxylate deaminase/D-cysteine desulfhydrase encodes the protein MRTATGAEFPVRVPSPLHEVVDERLTRRGVRLLLKREDLINPEIPGNKWRKLHPNLTAARAAGQDTLLTFGGAYSNHVRAVAAAGHHFDFGTIGVIRGEEHHPLNPSLSSAVAHGMRLAYMDRTTYRRKHQPDVVARLREEHGDFFLIPEGGSNAAAVHGCADVAREITEPVDVVCCPVGTGATLAGIAAGLPPDVRALGFPVLKGGEHLATEVRRLQSEAGLETDNWHLEPDFHFGGYAKRPAELEAFIQDFHTRHGLRLDFVYTAKTMAGLFTLAADGRIPAGSRVVAVVTG
- a CDS encoding SRPBCC family protein, with the translated sequence MQLENDFTVPVPPDQVWEALLDVERIAPCMPGATLDSSEGETYNGRVKVKVGPITVTYRGQAKIVSRDDDNRVAEIEAKGKEARGSGTADARITARVQPSDDGTRVSVTTDLNITGRVAQTGRGMLSDVSGKLVNRFADNLATELTQPAAGGETQEAPTGGTTSAPGAAAGAGAGADAGAQPRVSRAYSVDENVAARPAQDEAIDLVEMAGTPVLKRVAIAAVAAVVGVVLLRWLIRRRRG
- a CDS encoding FAD binding domain-containing protein, translating into MIPPRFEYLKPNDIASAVEAMGESEDPKVIAGGQSLMPLLRLRFAEPDVVIDLGGIQDVRGVRDEGDHLWIGAMTTHYDVVRDPLIAEHCSLLATATQTVADPAVRHRGTLGGAFAHADPASDLPAVALALEAEMVVQGAGGERVIPASEFFVDYLETTLEQDEVLTGIRIPKKWGGWNFHYEKFTRTAQAWAIVGVAAAVRRSNGSVAEARIGLTNMDSVPVRAASVESAVRGVPAQEEALAEAARTADEGTNPPSDLHGKEDYRRHLSRVLTGRALARAAGL